The Ahaetulla prasina isolate Xishuangbanna chromosome 14, ASM2864084v1, whole genome shotgun sequence genome includes a region encoding these proteins:
- the GNG13 gene encoding guanine nucleotide-binding protein G(I)/G(S)/G(O) subunit gamma-13: MDEWEPPQWKKEIESLKYQLAYKREVSSKTIPEFLKWIEDGIPEDPFLNPERMKNNPWVERGKCTIL, encoded by the exons ATGGATGAGTGGGAACCCCCCCAGTGGAAAAAGGAAATTGAAAGCCTTAAGTATCAGTTGGCTTACAAGCGGGAGGTGTCATCAAAAACAATTCCCGA ATTCCTTAAATGGATTGAGGATGGGATCCCAGAAGATCCATTTCTGAACCCAGAACGGATGAAAAACAACCCCTGGGTGGAAAGAGGGAAATGTACAATCCTCTAG